A single Microbacterium protaetiae DNA region contains:
- a CDS encoding HAD-IIA family hydrolase — MTPVSGALNMVDAWVIDVDGCLVSTSRAGGQGGTPIPGAVEFIRAVRDSGHAMRVVTNASACTPHRYAQQLREMGFDLSDDEFITAGSAAAAYIAATHAGARVLAIAEEGIVEPLAALDVDVTVDDAEGVSVVVVGAVDILDMSRLGAACHAVADNGAALYVTVNTPWFHGGRGRSVCTSAATAHAIAWVTGVEPVVLGKPSDALAATLRRQLGGDAVAIAVVGDAPAEVALAREMDALSIGVLTGALTRKAVADASDRTRTPDVIVDSIADLTDHIAPADSTRPHV; from the coding sequence ATGACTCCTGTCTCTGGAGCGTTGAACATGGTCGACGCATGGGTGATCGACGTCGACGGGTGCCTCGTCAGCACGTCGCGCGCGGGAGGGCAGGGCGGTACGCCCATCCCAGGTGCAGTGGAGTTCATCCGTGCAGTACGCGACAGTGGTCATGCGATGCGCGTGGTCACGAACGCGTCGGCGTGCACGCCACACCGATACGCCCAGCAGCTCCGCGAAATGGGATTCGACCTGAGCGACGACGAGTTCATCACGGCAGGGAGCGCCGCTGCCGCGTACATCGCCGCGACGCATGCGGGCGCACGCGTTCTCGCGATCGCCGAAGAGGGCATCGTCGAACCGCTCGCCGCCCTTGATGTCGACGTGACAGTGGATGACGCAGAGGGCGTGTCCGTCGTTGTCGTCGGTGCGGTGGACATCTTGGACATGTCACGGCTCGGGGCCGCCTGCCACGCGGTCGCCGACAATGGCGCAGCTCTCTATGTCACTGTCAACACGCCCTGGTTCCATGGCGGCCGCGGTCGGTCGGTATGCACATCGGCCGCGACCGCGCACGCCATTGCGTGGGTCACCGGCGTCGAGCCTGTCGTACTAGGCAAACCCTCCGACGCGCTGGCCGCAACTCTGCGCCGTCAGCTTGGTGGGGACGCGGTCGCCATCGCCGTTGTCGGAGATGCTCCGGCCGAAGTCGCTCTGGCCCGCGAGATGGATGCTCTGTCGATCGGTGTCCTTACGGGCGCACTGACCCGTAAGGCTGTCGCCGACGCCTCCGATCGGACGCGCACCCCCGACGTCATCGTCGACTCCATCGCGGACCTCACCGACCACATCGCCCCCGCAGACAGCACTCGACCCCACGTGTAA